A region of Catenibacterium mitsuokai DNA encodes the following proteins:
- a CDS encoding rubredoxin-like domain-containing protein, with protein MKWVCKVCGYVYEGDELPEDYVCPVCGVGPEEFEKVEE; from the coding sequence ATGAAATGGGTATGTAAAGTATGTGGATATGTGTATGAAGGTGATGAATTACCTGAAGATTATGTATGTCCAGTATGTGGTGTAGGACCAGAAGAATTTGAAAAAGTAGAAGAATAA
- a CDS encoding Ig-like domain-containing protein, translating to MRKILIVLLMSLFFISPVYADNHVVNVSYDGEVTTASGTAPSLPLKARITFYDGSEKDYNIDWNTYDESLYKTRNASQFTVTGSISDLQLTTNCIVNVEAAKITHIDELSNKTVIIGSALSLPATASVTWSNGDHTNEVIKWDNYDGNALKYVHTFSLKGYVYNSTIIQTVHVKDASVTSVSVPAVVSTTAGVEAELPQYATVRYSNKTSKKVKIIWDNQVFNEPGKYTVYGKLSHSTHKVSIRVEVKKNEDNTQTPEQKQPVKKTKTEKKKKVQKEEKSSFSYVMALAVFMAFVFGFITLISFIKRKIRIQENR from the coding sequence ATGCGAAAGATACTCATAGTTTTATTGATGTCTTTGTTTTTTATAAGCCCAGTTTATGCAGATAATCATGTAGTCAATGTAAGTTATGATGGTGAAGTAACAACGGCTTCTGGAACAGCACCATCACTTCCACTCAAGGCAAGGATTACTTTCTATGATGGGAGTGAGAAGGATTATAATATCGACTGGAATACATATGATGAAAGCTTATATAAGACAAGAAATGCAAGTCAATTTACTGTCACAGGTTCTATTTCAGACTTGCAGCTTACTACAAATTGTATAGTGAATGTAGAAGCGGCTAAAATAACGCATATCGATGAATTGTCTAATAAAACAGTGATTATAGGAAGTGCACTTTCTTTACCTGCAACAGCTTCTGTGACTTGGTCTAATGGAGATCACACAAATGAAGTGATTAAATGGGATAACTATGATGGGAATGCATTGAAGTATGTGCATACTTTTTCATTAAAGGGCTATGTGTATAACAGTACAATTATACAGACGGTTCATGTGAAGGATGCATCTGTTACAAGTGTGAGTGTTCCTGCAGTTGTTTCTACTACAGCGGGTGTAGAAGCAGAATTACCACAATATGCGACAGTCAGATATTCCAATAAAACAAGTAAGAAAGTAAAAATCATCTGGGATAATCAAGTTTTTAATGAACCAGGTAAATATACAGTTTATGGAAAACTATCTCATTCTACACATAAGGTATCTATTCGTGTAGAAGTGAAGAAAAATGAAGATAATACACAAACACCAGAACAGAAACAACCTGTAAAAAAGACAAAGACAGAGAAAAAGAAGAAGGTTCAAAAAGAAGAGAAATCATCGTTTTCTTATGTGATGGCATTAGCTGTATTTATGGCTTTTGTGTTTGGGTTTATTACATTAATTTCTTTTATTAAAAGAAAGATTAGAATTCAAGAGAATCGTTAA
- a CDS encoding metal-dependent transcriptional regulator produces MSESTEMYLETILVIQKKKGHVRSIDIAREMNFSKPTISQQMKRLKEKELINMDEDGAITLTEAGAKIANMIFERHTELRNILVHIGVSESTASQDACRIEHYISPETFEALKAYFKNKI; encoded by the coding sequence ATGAGTGAATCAACAGAGATGTACTTAGAAACTATATTAGTTATTCAGAAAAAGAAAGGACATGTGCGTTCCATTGATATCGCCCGTGAAATGAATTTCTCTAAACCTACTATTTCACAACAGATGAAAAGATTAAAAGAGAAGGAACTCATCAACATGGATGAAGATGGTGCCATCACATTAACAGAAGCTGGTGCTAAGATTGCGAATATGATATTTGAAAGACATACTGAATTAAGAAATATCCTAGTTCATATTGGAGTCAGTGAGTCTACTGCTTCACAGGATGCATGTCGTATCGAACATTATATTTCACCAGAAACTTTTGAAGCATTAAAAGCTTATTTTAAAAATAAGATCTAA
- a CDS encoding heavy-metal-associated domain-containing protein, with the protein MGNIIVAAIIVVLLIIGVLHYKKTLQSGCCGEHDQIKKIGTGDKDKNLYPYRTTLHIDDMFCKNCAATIENAFNQHKEYLASVNMNKKEITILSMNQPDLEIYKQMIIKLGYTPR; encoded by the coding sequence ATGGGTAACATCATAGTTGCGGCTATTATTGTTGTGTTGCTCATTATAGGTGTTCTTCACTACAAGAAGACATTACAGTCAGGATGTTGTGGTGAACACGATCAAATAAAGAAAATAGGTACGGGGGATAAGGATAAAAATCTTTATCCCTATCGTACTACTCTTCATATTGACGATATGTTCTGCAAGAACTGTGCAGCAACAATAGAAAACGCATTTAATCAACATAAAGAATATCTAGCATCAGTAAACATGAATAAGAAAGAAATCACTATTCTTTCTATGAATCAACCTGATCTAGAAATATATAAACAGATGATCATCAAACTTGGTTATACTCCAAGATAA
- a CDS encoding COG2426 family protein codes for MESIALWFAGTLGKYISPKIAVFIVSLVPILECRGGLIASALLKVDIRYAVPICILGNILPIPFILLFIKRIFKWLKKFNFSRPLIEKLENRAMNKSKGMSNGEFLGLLLFVGIPLPGTGAWTGSLVAALLDMDFKKAITAIFLGILLATLIVGSLSYGLLAAF; via the coding sequence ATGGAATCAATCGCATTATGGTTTGCAGGAACATTAGGTAAATATATTTCACCTAAGATTGCAGTATTTATAGTTTCTTTAGTTCCTATTCTTGAATGTCGTGGAGGATTAATTGCATCTGCATTATTAAAAGTAGATATTCGTTATGCAGTTCCTATATGTATTCTAGGAAATATCTTACCAATTCCATTTATTTTGTTATTTATTAAACGTATATTTAAATGGCTTAAGAAGTTTAACTTCTCTAGACCATTAATTGAAAAACTAGAAAACCGTGCTATGAATAAGAGTAAGGGTATGAGTAATGGTGAATTCTTAGGACTCTTATTATTTGTAGGAATCCCATTACCAGGTACTGGTGCATGGACAGGTTCTTTAGTGGCTGCATTACTTGATATGGACTTCAAGAAGGCTATTACAGCTATCTTCTTAGGTATCTTACTTGCGACACTTATTGTTGGTTCATTATCATATGGCTTATTAGCTGCATTCTAA
- a CDS encoding FeoB-associated Cys-rich membrane protein, translating into MGTIIVSILLVIWICLVLRTIYKNKKKGIGVCGHNCNTCGTNDLCHADLYKMYREEMRKEGHA; encoded by the coding sequence ATGGGTACAATTATAGTAAGTATTTTATTAGTTATCTGGATTTGTCTTGTCCTTAGAACTATATATAAAAATAAGAAAAAAGGCATAGGTGTATGTGGACATAATTGTAATACATGTGGCACAAATGATCTATGTCATGCTGATCTCTATAAAATGTATCGTGAAGAGATGCGTAAAGAAGGGCACGCTTAG
- the feoB gene encoding ferrous iron transport protein B, giving the protein MKIALAGNPNSGKTTLFNALTGSTQYVGNWPGVTVEKKDGKLKGHKDVTIQDLPGIYSLSPYTLEEVVTRRYLINETPDAIINIIDGTNLERNLYLTTQLAELGIPMVLAVNMYDIIEKKGDKIDLDQLGQLFGCKAMTLSALKDKGTQEVAEEAIKLAHNHKVSEHPHVFEGSVEHALAHIEESIENKVDASKLRWFAVKVFERDEKVLAELKLDQAVLNEIEGHIADCENEMDDDSESIITNQRYTFIKNSINKVLTKKNPHQTLSTSDKIDKIVTNRFLALPIFVLIMWFVYYISVSTVGDWMTSWVNDVLFTEIIPPAVETFLKSIGCAAPLISLINDGIIAGVGTVLGFVPQMALIFLFLAILEDSGYMARIAFIMDRLLRKFGLSGKSFIPILIGTGCGVPAVMGTRTIENESDRRMTIMLCTFIPCGAKTVIIGMITSAFFPGNIWIAPAMYFLGILVIILSGIALKKTRFFAGDPAPFVMELPAYHIPTLRGVFIHVWERAKAFMIKAGTIIFSICIIVWLLSTFNFSFQMVEVENSMLASIGHVFATLFAPVGIENWKGSVAVISALAAKEQAISTISILNHMGDADSGAKAIHAMVNTFSAMGGFSFMILNLFDPPCIAAIGTIMREMGSKFWGWFAVLYQMVLGYVLAMITYQLGSWLFYGATFGLGQILSIVCILVMIYFIVRPAPKPELKTQRA; this is encoded by the coding sequence ATGAAGATAGCGTTAGCGGGTAACCCTAACTCTGGTAAAACAACGTTATTCAATGCACTGACTGGTAGTACTCAGTATGTTGGTAACTGGCCAGGGGTTACAGTTGAAAAGAAAGATGGGAAACTAAAAGGTCATAAAGATGTGACTATCCAGGATTTACCTGGTATTTATTCATTATCTCCTTATACACTTGAAGAAGTTGTTACAAGAAGATATTTGATTAATGAAACACCTGATGCAATCATTAATATCATTGATGGAACTAACCTAGAAAGAAACCTATATTTAACAACTCAGTTAGCTGAATTAGGTATTCCTATGGTTTTAGCTGTCAACATGTATGATATCATTGAAAAGAAGGGTGATAAGATTGACTTAGATCAGTTAGGTCAGTTATTTGGTTGTAAAGCAATGACTTTATCAGCATTAAAGGATAAAGGTACTCAGGAAGTGGCTGAAGAAGCAATTAAACTTGCACATAACCATAAGGTATCAGAACATCCTCATGTATTTGAGGGTTCTGTAGAACATGCTTTAGCACATATTGAAGAATCAATTGAAAACAAAGTAGATGCATCTAAGTTAAGATGGTTTGCGGTTAAGGTATTTGAAAGAGATGAAAAGGTATTGGCTGAACTTAAATTAGATCAGGCAGTATTAAATGAAATCGAAGGTCATATTGCGGATTGTGAAAATGAAATGGATGATGATTCAGAATCTATTATCACAAACCAGAGATATACTTTTATTAAGAATTCTATTAATAAGGTTCTTACAAAGAAGAATCCACATCAGACATTATCTACATCAGATAAGATTGATAAGATTGTCACTAACAGATTCTTAGCTTTACCAATCTTTGTATTAATTATGTGGTTTGTTTATTACATCTCAGTATCTACAGTAGGTGACTGGATGACTAGCTGGGTGAATGATGTATTATTTACTGAAATCATTCCACCTGCAGTAGAAACTTTCCTTAAATCAATTGGTTGTGCAGCTCCATTAATCAGCTTAATCAATGATGGTATTATTGCTGGTGTTGGTACAGTATTAGGTTTCGTACCACAGATGGCACTTATCTTCTTATTCTTAGCTATTCTTGAAGATTCAGGATATATGGCAAGAATTGCATTCATTATGGATAGACTATTACGTAAATTCGGTTTATCTGGTAAATCATTTATCCCTATCTTAATTGGTACAGGATGTGGTGTTCCAGCCGTTATGGGTACACGTACTATTGAAAATGAATCAGATAGAAGAATGACTATTATGTTATGTACATTTATTCCTTGTGGTGCGAAGACTGTTATTATTGGTATGATCACTTCAGCATTCTTCCCAGGCAACATTTGGATTGCGCCAGCAATGTATTTCTTAGGTATTTTAGTTATTATCTTATCAGGTATCGCATTAAAGAAGACTCGTTTCTTTGCAGGTGATCCAGCACCATTCGTAATGGAATTACCAGCATACCATATTCCTACATTAAGAGGTGTATTCATCCATGTTTGGGAACGTGCAAAAGCATTCATGATTAAAGCAGGTACTATTATCTTTAGTATTTGTATCATAGTATGGTTATTATCTACATTTAACTTCTCATTCCAGATGGTTGAAGTTGAAAACTCAATGTTAGCATCTATTGGTCATGTATTTGCAACTTTATTCGCACCAGTAGGTATTGAAAACTGGAAAGGTTCAGTAGCTGTTATTTCAGCATTAGCTGCTAAGGAACAGGCTATTTCTACTATCTCTATCTTAAATCACATGGGTGATGCAGATTCAGGTGCGAAGGCAATTCATGCTATGGTGAATACTTTCTCTGCAATGGGTGGTTTCTCATTCATGATCTTGAACTTATTCGATCCACCATGCATTGCCGCTATTGGTACAATCATGAGAGAAATGGGTTCTAAGTTCTGGGGATGGTTCGCCGTATTATATCAGATGGTATTAGGTTATGTATTAGCTATGATCACTTATCAGTTGGGTTCATGGTTATTCTATGGTGCAACATTCGGATTAGGTCAGATTCTATCAATCGTATGTATTTTAGTAATGATCTACTTCATTGTAAGACCAGCACCTAAACCAGAATTAAAGACACAGAGAGCTTAA
- a CDS encoding cation-translocating P-type ATPase — MYKKTIEEVVNSLDTNIEKGLTSSEAKKRQGIYGTNELEKPQKRSLLLRFLDQFKDAMIIILIIAAVISIVVEPGDWIDSLIIVIVVMMNAILGVVLESHAEKSLESLQELSAPQSKVLRDGVKQTIASKELVPGDIIILETGDMIPSDARLIEAYNLKVDESALTGESVPVEKTTDPISQDVVIGDQTNMVFSSTVVTYGRGKAIVTSTGMKNEVGKIAGMLNASEKELTPLQVKLNEIGKTIGLLCIVICVIVFILESISGISWLESFKTAVALAVAAVPEGLAATVTIVLAVSVTKMVKQHAIIRKLPAVETLGSTSIVCSDKTGTLTQNKMTILKTYLDGDEVKDLEEADSKTIDMLNAFTLCSDASIDDGKVLGDPTEVALVEASKKMNFEKKALMEKCPRVGELAFDSDRKMMSVIVKDGDRYVSITKGGPDVILNRCRDVDSDQAMTANDEMAKDALRVLAVAVKIYDTMPTHITVEEIENDMDFIGFVGMIDPARPEAKEAIRVAKHAGVRTIMITGDHKTTATAIAKDLGILSEGQEVISGEELSQMSQEELEKNVEKYSVYARVAPEHKVNIVKAWKSKNKIVAMTGDGVNDAPALKTADIGCAMGITGTDVAKNAATMILTDDNFATIIQSIKQGRGIFDNIQKDVQFLLSSNIGEVLAIFLASIIALINPSWGFGVPLLPIHLLWINLITDALPAFAIGLEPVEDDIMDRKPREKDEGFFANGLMVKVIWQGVMVGLLTLVSYSIGQYFSNHEYAMTMAFITMSGAELCHAFNVKSHHSVFNKQVFNNKYLWGATALGLVLQLAIIFTPLSHLFSLVPLDPSHFAIAALLAFSVIPIVEISKRFDKR; from the coding sequence ATGTATAAAAAAACAATTGAAGAAGTAGTAAACTCTTTAGATACAAATATTGAAAAGGGACTAACTTCTTCTGAAGCAAAGAAGAGACAAGGCATATATGGTACCAATGAACTAGAAAAGCCACAGAAAAGGTCTCTTCTTTTACGTTTTCTAGATCAATTCAAGGATGCAATGATTATTATTTTAATTATTGCAGCAGTGATATCTATTGTTGTAGAACCAGGAGACTGGATTGATTCTCTAATTATTGTAATAGTTGTTATGATGAATGCGATTCTTGGTGTTGTATTAGAGAGTCATGCAGAAAAGAGTCTTGAATCATTACAGGAATTATCTGCACCACAATCAAAGGTATTAAGAGATGGTGTGAAACAGACTATAGCCTCTAAGGAATTAGTGCCTGGTGATATTATTATTCTTGAAACAGGGGATATGATTCCTAGTGATGCACGTTTAATTGAAGCTTATAACTTAAAGGTGGATGAATCAGCCTTAACAGGTGAATCTGTTCCTGTAGAAAAGACAACTGATCCTATTAGTCAGGATGTTGTGATTGGCGACCAGACAAATATGGTCTTCTCTTCTACAGTAGTCACTTATGGTCGTGGTAAAGCAATAGTGACATCTACTGGTATGAAGAATGAAGTAGGTAAGATTGCTGGCATGTTGAATGCGAGTGAAAAGGAATTAACACCTTTACAGGTTAAATTAAATGAAATTGGTAAAACAATTGGATTACTTTGTATTGTAATCTGTGTGATTGTATTTATTCTTGAATCTATTAGCGGTATTAGCTGGTTAGAATCATTTAAGACAGCTGTTGCCTTAGCTGTTGCAGCTGTACCAGAAGGACTTGCAGCTACTGTTACTATTGTCTTAGCTGTCAGCGTGACTAAGATGGTTAAACAGCATGCCATTATTCGTAAATTACCTGCAGTAGAAACATTGGGTAGTACTTCTATTGTATGTTCTGATAAGACAGGTACATTAACACAAAATAAGATGACTATCTTAAAGACTTACTTAGATGGTGACGAAGTAAAAGATTTAGAAGAAGCAGATTCTAAGACTATTGATATGTTGAATGCATTTACTCTATGTTCTGATGCTTCTATTGATGATGGCAAGGTACTAGGTGATCCTACTGAAGTCGCACTCGTAGAAGCAAGTAAGAAGATGAACTTTGAAAAGAAAGCACTCATGGAAAAGTGTCCACGTGTAGGAGAATTAGCTTTTGATTCTGATCGTAAGATGATGAGTGTTATTGTGAAGGATGGAGATCGTTATGTGTCTATTACTAAAGGTGGACCTGATGTGATCTTAAATAGATGTCGTGATGTAGATAGTGACCAGGCTATGACTGCCAATGATGAAATGGCTAAAGATGCATTAAGAGTTTTAGCTGTGGCAGTGAAGATATATGATACAATGCCTACTCACATTACAGTAGAAGAAATAGAAAATGATATGGACTTTATTGGGTTTGTAGGTATGATTGACCCAGCTCGTCCAGAAGCCAAAGAAGCCATTAGAGTTGCTAAGCATGCAGGTGTGCGTACGATTATGATCACTGGTGACCATAAGACAACAGCCACTGCCATTGCGAAGGATTTAGGTATTTTAAGTGAGGGACAGGAAGTTATTTCTGGTGAAGAATTATCTCAGATGTCTCAGGAAGAACTAGAAAAGAATGTAGAAAAATATAGTGTTTATGCACGTGTGGCTCCTGAACATAAAGTAAATATCGTCAAAGCATGGAAATCAAAGAATAAGATTGTCGCTATGACAGGGGATGGTGTCAATGATGCACCAGCCTTAAAGACTGCAGATATTGGCTGCGCTATGGGTATTACAGGTACAGATGTAGCGAAGAATGCTGCTACTATGATCCTAACAGATGACAACTTTGCGACTATTATTCAGTCTATTAAACAGGGTCGTGGTATTTTTGATAATATCCAGAAGGATGTACAGTTCTTATTATCAAGTAATATTGGTGAAGTACTTGCAATCTTCTTGGCTTCTATTATTGCGTTAATTAACCCTTCATGGGGATTTGGTGTTCCACTATTACCTATTCATTTATTATGGATTAACCTAATCACAGATGCTTTACCAGCCTTTGCGATTGGTTTAGAACCCGTTGAAGATGATATCATGGATAGAAAACCAAGAGAAAAGGATGAAGGTTTCTTTGCGAATGGCTTAATGGTGAAAGTCATCTGGCAGGGTGTTATGGTAGGTTTACTTACTTTAGTTTCTTATTCAATTGGTCAGTATTTCAGTAATCATGAATATGCGATGACTATGGCATTTATCACAATGTCAGGCGCTGAATTATGTCATGCTTTTAACGTGAAGAGTCATCATTCAGTATTTAATAAGCAGGTATTCAACAATAAATATTTATGGGGTGCAACAGCTTTAGGTCTTGTATTACAGTTAGCCATCATCTTTACACCTCTTTCTCATTTATTTAGTTTAGTGCCTCTTGATCCATCTCATTTCGCGATTGCAGCATTACTTGCATTCTCAGTTATCCCAATCGTAGAAATCTCTAAACGTTTCGATAAACGTTAA
- a CDS encoding FeoA family protein, producing the protein MNLKEVKVGETVTIKKVTGTGPVKRRIMDMGLTKGQNVYVRKVAPLGDPVEITVRGYELSLRKADAQMIEVEE; encoded by the coding sequence ATGAACTTAAAAGAAGTAAAAGTGGGCGAAACAGTAACTATTAAAAAAGTAACTGGTACAGGTCCAGTAAAAAGAAGAATTATGGATATGGGTTTAACTAAAGGACAGAATGTTTATGTAAGAAAAGTTGCACCTTTAGGAGATCCAGTAGAAATTACAGTACGTGGTTATGAATTATCTTTGCGTAAAGCAGATGCGCAGATGATTGAAGTGGAGGAATAG
- a CDS encoding ZIP family metal transporter produces the protein MTGGIYMVLIIPFIGTTLGAACVFFMKKELSMNIQKALTGFAAGVMVAASIWSLIIPSLEQASTFIPTLIGFWLGILFLLLLDHLIPHMHLDHSQEGPRSHLSQTIKLVLAVTIHNIPEGMAVGIVYASNLSGNPTITAMGALALSLGIAIQNFPEGAIVSMPLRSTGASRLKSFMYGTLSGIVEPIGGLITILLARYIISVMPYLLSFAAGAMMYVVVEELIPEMSQGEHSHLGVLFFSVGFTLMMVLDVALG, from the coding sequence ATGACAGGAGGTATTTATATGGTTTTAATTATACCCTTTATTGGAACAACATTAGGTGCAGCTTGTGTGTTCTTTATGAAAAAAGAATTAAGTATGAATATACAAAAAGCACTCACTGGATTTGCAGCAGGTGTAATGGTTGCTGCCTCTATTTGGAGTTTAATTATTCCTTCACTTGAGCAGGCATCTACCTTTATTCCTACCCTTATTGGATTTTGGTTAGGTATTCTATTCTTATTATTACTTGATCATTTGATTCCTCATATGCATTTAGATCATAGTCAGGAAGGACCGCGTAGTCACTTATCTCAAACAATCAAGCTTGTACTTGCAGTCACGATTCATAACATTCCTGAAGGAATGGCAGTCGGTATTGTTTATGCTTCTAACTTATCAGGAAATCCTACAATTACGGCTATGGGTGCACTCGCATTATCACTAGGTATCGCAATACAGAATTTTCCTGAAGGTGCTATTGTATCCATGCCTTTAAGAAGTACAGGGGCGTCTCGATTGAAGTCTTTTATGTATGGCACATTATCAGGTATTGTAGAACCCATAGGAGGTCTTATTACAATCTTACTTGCACGTTATATTATCTCAGTGATGCCTTATCTACTTAGTTTTGCGGCAGGCGCAATGATGTATGTGGTAGTAGAAGAATTAATTCCTGAGATGAGTCAGGGAGAACATTCACACCTAGGTGTCTTGTTTTTTTCAGTAGGTTTTACTTTGATGATGGTTCTAGATGTGGCATTAGGTTAA
- a CDS encoding SDR family NAD(P)-dependent oxidoreductase, giving the protein MSQTVLITGASNGIGKACARVFARKGYDLVLVARHREKLEAVKAELSEYDVNIKVVAMDLTGEDAAVDLYNNLVLDDISIDILVNNAGFGDHGAFHDSSWEKQKKMVLLNIMALMQMTYVFGQSMKLRKKGRILNVASIAGLCAGPYMSTYYATKAFVLSFSESIAYELKDYNVEVSCLCPGPTKTGFMDVANLGQSPMFKLFKPQSAEAVAEIGIQGLFDNHLVQFTGLSGHLLNLAARLLPRSFLSSCTGFVNGKRKV; this is encoded by the coding sequence ATGTCACAAACAGTATTGATTACAGGTGCTTCTAATGGAATAGGGAAAGCTTGTGCACGTGTGTTTGCGAGAAAAGGTTATGATCTTGTACTTGTAGCACGTCATAGAGAAAAACTAGAAGCAGTAAAAGCAGAATTATCAGAATATGATGTAAATATTAAAGTGGTTGCGATGGATCTTACAGGAGAAGATGCTGCTGTGGATTTATATAATAACTTAGTTCTTGATGATATAAGTATTGATATTCTAGTAAATAATGCAGGTTTTGGAGATCATGGTGCATTCCATGATTCATCGTGGGAAAAACAGAAAAAGATGGTTTTATTGAATATAATGGCTTTAATGCAGATGACTTATGTATTTGGTCAGTCAATGAAATTGAGAAAGAAAGGCCGTATATTGAATGTGGCTTCTATTGCAGGACTTTGTGCAGGACCTTATATGTCTACCTATTATGCAACGAAAGCTTTTGTATTGTCTTTTAGTGAATCCATTGCGTATGAGTTAAAGGATTATAATGTAGAAGTATCATGTTTATGTCCTGGTCCTACTAAAACAGGATTTATGGATGTAGCTAACTTAGGTCAGTCTCCGATGTTTAAATTATTTAAACCACAGTCTGCAGAAGCAGTGGCTGAAATAGGTATTCAAGGATTGTTTGATAATCATTTGGTTCAGTTTACTGGTTTATCAGGACACTTATTAAATCTTGCCGCAAGACTCTTACCACGTTCATTTTTGAGTTCATGTACAGGATTTGTGAATGGAAAGAGAAAAGTATGA
- a CDS encoding FeoA family protein — protein MPISMANPGDTVIIRRITGTDKVKNHLAELGFVVDGEVTIISKVDNGIICNVKGSRIALSEQMANRILF, from the coding sequence ATGCCAATTAGTATGGCAAATCCTGGAGATACAGTCATTATTAGACGTATTACAGGAACTGATAAAGTAAAGAATCATCTAGCAGAACTTGGTTTTGTGGTAGATGGTGAAGTGACTATTATCAGTAAAGTGGATAACGGAATTATTTGTAATGTGAAAGGTAGTAGGATTGCGCTTTCTGAACAGATGGCGAATCGTATATTGTTTTAA
- a CDS encoding HTH domain-containing protein produces the protein MGVNYFSDEQVKELEKNPYVKKVSIKSITYSEKFKELFWIDLQKGMMPGNIFRKYGFDPHMLGSSRTPKFTDRVRKEAAREEGFKDTRGTKSGRPSTKNLTIEEQLERLKQKNKILQQENDFLKRVRFINRKQILKLQKGKQ, from the coding sequence ATGGGAGTAAACTATTTTAGTGATGAACAAGTAAAGGAACTCGAAAAGAATCCATATGTAAAGAAAGTATCTATCAAAAGCATAACCTATTCAGAAAAATTCAAAGAACTCTTCTGGATTGATTTACAGAAAGGCATGATGCCTGGAAACATATTTAGAAAGTATGGATTTGATCCTCATATGTTAGGATCTAGTCGAACTCCCAAGTTCACAGATCGTGTAAGGAAAGAAGCAGCAAGGGAAGAAGGATTCAAGGATACCAGAGGCACAAAATCCGGAAGACCTTCTACAAAGAATCTTACCATTGAGGAACAGCTAGAAAGGCTTAAGCAGAAAAATAAAATTCTCCAGCAGGAGAACGATTTTTTAAAAAGAGTGAGATTTATCAACAGAAAGCAAATATTAAAACTGCAGAAGGGCAAACAATAA
- a CDS encoding DNA-deoxyinosine glycosylase encodes MIEHPLEPIIDEQCEVLILGSFPSVKSREISFYYGHPQNRFWKIIGTITQTDYETIEDKKKMLLEHHIAIWDIIHSCTIIGSSDASIKDVVPNDIKTLIQGTNIKRIYCNGGTSLKLYKKYQEKETGIKAILLPSSSPANARYRLCDLVDIWKKKLTL; translated from the coding sequence ATGATTGAACATCCATTAGAACCAATCATAGATGAACAATGTGAAGTATTGATACTAGGGAGTTTCCCTTCAGTTAAATCAAGGGAAATTTCTTTCTATTATGGACATCCTCAAAATAGATTCTGGAAGATTATTGGTACGATCACACAAACAGACTATGAAACAATAGAAGATAAGAAAAAGATGTTACTGGAACATCATATTGCGATATGGGATATTATCCACTCATGTACGATTATTGGAAGCAGTGATGCCTCTATTAAGGATGTAGTACCCAATGATATTAAGACATTAATACAAGGTACAAATATCAAAAGAATATATTGTAATGGAGGCACATCATTAAAACTTTATAAGAAATATCAGGAAAAAGAAACAGGAATCAAAGCGATACTTCTACCTTCCTCTTCTCCTGCCAATGCCCGTTATCGATTATGTGATTTAGTTGATATATGGAAGAAGAAATTGACTTTATAA